One part of the Vidua chalybeata isolate OUT-0048 chromosome 11, bVidCha1 merged haplotype, whole genome shotgun sequence genome encodes these proteins:
- the LOC128793676 gene encoding vitamin K epoxide reductase complex subunit 1-like protein 1, producing the protein MVRPGYLRVPLPRWERMFRFVVCTAGILLSLYAFYLEREKARDIHYQALCDLSEQLRCSAALTSRWGRGLGLVDFIFGKDSAINKSNSVFGLVFYILQMLLGITASAIASLILIMSSIVSLAASLHLACILHFILKEFCILHVIAYLLNLILFIINYKRLIYLVEAWDQLLQPKQE; encoded by the exons ATGGTGAGGCCTGGCTATTTGCGGGTGCCGTTACCCCGCTGGGAGCGGATGTTTCGGTTCGTGGTGTGTACCGCCGGCATCCTGCTCTCCCTCTACGCCTTCTACCTGGAGCGCGAGAAGGCCCGCGACATCCACTACCAGGCCCTGTGCGACCTCAGCGAGCAGCTCCGCTGCTCCGCCGCCCTCACCTCCAG ATGGGGTCGAGGACTTGGTCTGGTGGATTTCATCTTTGGAAAGGACAGTGCAATAAATAAGTCAAACAGTGTTTTTGGACTAGTGTTTTATATACTACAAATGCTACTTG GTATCACAGCAAGTGCAATAGCAAGTCTAATCCTGATTATGTCCTCCATAGTGTCTCTAGCAGCATCATTGCACTTGGCATGCATTCTGCACTTCATTTTGAAGGAGTTTTGCATTTTGCACGTCATTGCATATTTGCTGAACTTGATTCTCTTCATCATCAACTACAAACGACTAATTTATTTGGTTGAGGCCTGGGATCAGCTACTCCAACCTAAACAGGAATAA